From the Peromyscus leucopus breed LL Stock chromosome 8b, UCI_PerLeu_2.1, whole genome shotgun sequence genome, one window contains:
- the Hic1 gene encoding hypermethylated in cancer 1 protein isoform X1, giving the protein MTFPEADILLKSGECAGQTMLDTMEAPGHSRQLLLQLNNQRTKGFLCDVIIVVQNALFRAHKNVLAASSAYLKSLVVHDNLLNLDHDMVSPAVFRLVLDFIYTGRLTDSVEAAAAAAVAPGAEPSLGAVLAAASYLQIPDLVALCKKRLKRHGKYCHLRGGGSGGGGYAPYGRPGRGLRAATPVIQACYSSPAGPPPPPAAEPPSGPEAAVNTHCAELYASAPGPAASLCAPERRCSPLCGLDLSKKSPPGSSVPERPLSERELPPRPDSPSGAGSAVYKEPPLALPPLPPLPFQKLEEAVPTPDPFRGSGGSPGPEPPGRPDGSSLLYRWMKHEPGLGSYGDDLVRDHGSPGERLEERGGDPATSPGGPPLGLVPPPRYPGSLDGPGTGADGDDYKSSSEETGSSEDPSPPGGHLEGYPCPHLAYGEPESFGDNLYVCIPCGKGFPSSEQLNAHVEAHVEEEEALYSRAEAAEVAAGAAGLGPPFGGGGDKITGAPGGLGELLRPYRCASCDKSYKDPATLRQHEKTHWLTRPYPCTICGKKFTQRGTMTRHMRSHLGLKPFACDACGMRFTRQYRLTEHMRIHSGEKPYECQVCGGKFAQQRNLISHMKMHAVGGAAGAAGALAGLGGLPGVPGPDGKGKLDFPEGVFAVARLTAEQLSLKQQDKAAAAELLAQTTHFLHDPKVALESLYPLAKFTAELGLSPDKAAEVLSQGAHLAAGPDGRTIDRFSPT; this is encoded by the exons ATGACTTTTCCTGAAGCGGACATTTTACTTAAATCGG GAGAGTGTGCTGGGCAGACGATGCTGGACACGATGGAGGCGCCTGGCCACTCGAGGCAGCTACTGCTGCAGCTCAACAACCAGCGCACCAAGGGCTTCTTGTGCGACGTGATCATCGTGGTGCAGAACGCCCTCTTCCGCGCGCACAAGAACGTGCTGGCGGCCAGCAGCGCCTACCTCAAGTCCCTGGTGGTGCACGACAACCTGCTAAACCTGGACCATGACATGGTGAGCCCGGCCGTGTTTCGCCTGGTGCTGGACTTCATCTACACCGGCCGCCTGACTGACAGTGTtgaggccgccgccgccgcagcagtGGCCCCGGGGGCCGAGCCGAGCCTGGGCGCGGTGCTGGCCGCCGCCAGCTACCTGCAGATCCCTGACCTCGTGGCTCTGTGCAAGAAGCGCCTCAAACGCCACGGCAAGTACTGCCACCTGCGGGGAggaggcagcggcggcggcggctatGCGCCCTATGGGCGGCCGGGCCGGGGCTTGAGGGCCGCCACGCCCGTCATCCAGGCCTGCTACTCGTCCCCAgccgggccgccgccgccgcctgccgccGAGCCCCCGTCGGGCCCCGAGGCCGCGGTCAACACCCATTGCGCCGAGCTGTACGCCTCGGCCCCGGGCCCAGCAGCCTCACTCTGCGCCCCGGAGCGCCGCTGCTCTCCGCTTTGCGGCCTGGATCTGTCTAAGAAGAGCCCGCCGGGCTCCTCGGTCCCCGAGCGACCGCTGAGTGAGCGCGAACTGCCTCCGCGCCCGGACAGTCCTTCCGGTGCGGGGTCCGCAGTCTACAAGGAGCCACCGCTCGCCTTGCCGCCGCTGCCGCCTTTGCCCttccagaagctggaagaggccGTACCGACTCCAGACCCGTTTCGAGGAAGCGGCGGCAGTCCGGGACCCGAGCCCCCCGGCCGCCCCGACGGCTCCAGCCTCCTCTACCGCTGGATGAAGCACGAGCCAGGCCTGGGTAGCTATGGCGATGATCTGGTCCGCGATCACGGCTCCCCAGGCGAGCGCCTCGAGGAACGCGGTGGGGACCCAGCCACCTCACCCGGGGGCCCCCCGCTCGGCCTGGTGCCCCCACCGCGCTACCCGGGCAGCCTGGACGGGCCAGGCACAGGCGCTGACGGCGACGACTACAAGAGCAGCAGCGAGGAGACCGGTAGCAGCGAGGACCCCAGCCCACCCGGTGGCCACCTGGAGGGCTACCCATGCCCGCACTTGGCTTATGGCGAGCCTGAGAGCTTTGGTGACAACCTGTACGTCTGCATCCCATGTGGCAAAGGCTTCCCCAGCTCGGAACAGCTGAATGCACACGTGGAGGCTCacgtggaggaagaggaggcactGTACAGCAGGGCAGAGGCTGCCGAGGTGGCCGCCGGGGCCGCCGGCCTCGGGCCCccctttggtggtggtggggacaaGATCACTGGGGCCCCCGGTGGCCTAGGAGAGCTGCTGCGGCCGTACCGCTGCGCGTCCTGCGACAAGAGCTACAAGGACCCGGCCACGCTGAGGCAGCACGAGAAGACGCACTGGCTGACACGGCCCTATCCGTGTACCATCTGCGGGAAGAAGTTCACGCAGCGCGGAACCATGACACGCCATATGCGCAGCCACTTAGGCCTGAAGCCCTTTGCGTGCGACGCGTGCGGCATGCGCTTCACCCGCCAGTACCGCCTCACGGAGCACATGCGCATCCACTCGGGAGAGAAGCCGTACGAGTGCCAGGTGTGCGGTGGAAAGTTCGCTCAACAGCGCAACCTCATCAGCCACATGAAGATGCACGCTGTAGGTGGTGCGGCCGGCGCAGCCGGGGCGCTGGCTGGCCTCGGGGGACTACCTGGCGTCCCCGGCCCCGACGGCAAGGGCAAGCTCGATTTCCCGGAGGGTGTCTTTGCTGTGGCCCGCCTCACAGCTGAACAGCTGAGCCTGAAGCAACAGGACAAGGCAGCTGCCGCAGAGCTGCTGGCGCAGACCACGCACTTCCTGCACGACCCCAAGGTGGCGCTCGAGAGCCTCTACCCGCTGGCCAAATTCACTGCCGAGCTGGGACTCAGCCCGGACAAGGCGGCAGAGGTGCTGAGCCAGGGCGCGCACCTGGCCGCGGGACCGGACGGCCGGACCATCGACCGTTTCTCTCCCACCTAG
- the Hic1 gene encoding hypermethylated in cancer 1 protein isoform X2, with product MLDTMEAPGHSRQLLLQLNNQRTKGFLCDVIIVVQNALFRAHKNVLAASSAYLKSLVVHDNLLNLDHDMVSPAVFRLVLDFIYTGRLTDSVEAAAAAAVAPGAEPSLGAVLAAASYLQIPDLVALCKKRLKRHGKYCHLRGGGSGGGGYAPYGRPGRGLRAATPVIQACYSSPAGPPPPPAAEPPSGPEAAVNTHCAELYASAPGPAASLCAPERRCSPLCGLDLSKKSPPGSSVPERPLSERELPPRPDSPSGAGSAVYKEPPLALPPLPPLPFQKLEEAVPTPDPFRGSGGSPGPEPPGRPDGSSLLYRWMKHEPGLGSYGDDLVRDHGSPGERLEERGGDPATSPGGPPLGLVPPPRYPGSLDGPGTGADGDDYKSSSEETGSSEDPSPPGGHLEGYPCPHLAYGEPESFGDNLYVCIPCGKGFPSSEQLNAHVEAHVEEEEALYSRAEAAEVAAGAAGLGPPFGGGGDKITGAPGGLGELLRPYRCASCDKSYKDPATLRQHEKTHWLTRPYPCTICGKKFTQRGTMTRHMRSHLGLKPFACDACGMRFTRQYRLTEHMRIHSGEKPYECQVCGGKFAQQRNLISHMKMHAVGGAAGAAGALAGLGGLPGVPGPDGKGKLDFPEGVFAVARLTAEQLSLKQQDKAAAAELLAQTTHFLHDPKVALESLYPLAKFTAELGLSPDKAAEVLSQGAHLAAGPDGRTIDRFSPT from the coding sequence ATGCTGGACACGATGGAGGCGCCTGGCCACTCGAGGCAGCTACTGCTGCAGCTCAACAACCAGCGCACCAAGGGCTTCTTGTGCGACGTGATCATCGTGGTGCAGAACGCCCTCTTCCGCGCGCACAAGAACGTGCTGGCGGCCAGCAGCGCCTACCTCAAGTCCCTGGTGGTGCACGACAACCTGCTAAACCTGGACCATGACATGGTGAGCCCGGCCGTGTTTCGCCTGGTGCTGGACTTCATCTACACCGGCCGCCTGACTGACAGTGTtgaggccgccgccgccgcagcagtGGCCCCGGGGGCCGAGCCGAGCCTGGGCGCGGTGCTGGCCGCCGCCAGCTACCTGCAGATCCCTGACCTCGTGGCTCTGTGCAAGAAGCGCCTCAAACGCCACGGCAAGTACTGCCACCTGCGGGGAggaggcagcggcggcggcggctatGCGCCCTATGGGCGGCCGGGCCGGGGCTTGAGGGCCGCCACGCCCGTCATCCAGGCCTGCTACTCGTCCCCAgccgggccgccgccgccgcctgccgccGAGCCCCCGTCGGGCCCCGAGGCCGCGGTCAACACCCATTGCGCCGAGCTGTACGCCTCGGCCCCGGGCCCAGCAGCCTCACTCTGCGCCCCGGAGCGCCGCTGCTCTCCGCTTTGCGGCCTGGATCTGTCTAAGAAGAGCCCGCCGGGCTCCTCGGTCCCCGAGCGACCGCTGAGTGAGCGCGAACTGCCTCCGCGCCCGGACAGTCCTTCCGGTGCGGGGTCCGCAGTCTACAAGGAGCCACCGCTCGCCTTGCCGCCGCTGCCGCCTTTGCCCttccagaagctggaagaggccGTACCGACTCCAGACCCGTTTCGAGGAAGCGGCGGCAGTCCGGGACCCGAGCCCCCCGGCCGCCCCGACGGCTCCAGCCTCCTCTACCGCTGGATGAAGCACGAGCCAGGCCTGGGTAGCTATGGCGATGATCTGGTCCGCGATCACGGCTCCCCAGGCGAGCGCCTCGAGGAACGCGGTGGGGACCCAGCCACCTCACCCGGGGGCCCCCCGCTCGGCCTGGTGCCCCCACCGCGCTACCCGGGCAGCCTGGACGGGCCAGGCACAGGCGCTGACGGCGACGACTACAAGAGCAGCAGCGAGGAGACCGGTAGCAGCGAGGACCCCAGCCCACCCGGTGGCCACCTGGAGGGCTACCCATGCCCGCACTTGGCTTATGGCGAGCCTGAGAGCTTTGGTGACAACCTGTACGTCTGCATCCCATGTGGCAAAGGCTTCCCCAGCTCGGAACAGCTGAATGCACACGTGGAGGCTCacgtggaggaagaggaggcactGTACAGCAGGGCAGAGGCTGCCGAGGTGGCCGCCGGGGCCGCCGGCCTCGGGCCCccctttggtggtggtggggacaaGATCACTGGGGCCCCCGGTGGCCTAGGAGAGCTGCTGCGGCCGTACCGCTGCGCGTCCTGCGACAAGAGCTACAAGGACCCGGCCACGCTGAGGCAGCACGAGAAGACGCACTGGCTGACACGGCCCTATCCGTGTACCATCTGCGGGAAGAAGTTCACGCAGCGCGGAACCATGACACGCCATATGCGCAGCCACTTAGGCCTGAAGCCCTTTGCGTGCGACGCGTGCGGCATGCGCTTCACCCGCCAGTACCGCCTCACGGAGCACATGCGCATCCACTCGGGAGAGAAGCCGTACGAGTGCCAGGTGTGCGGTGGAAAGTTCGCTCAACAGCGCAACCTCATCAGCCACATGAAGATGCACGCTGTAGGTGGTGCGGCCGGCGCAGCCGGGGCGCTGGCTGGCCTCGGGGGACTACCTGGCGTCCCCGGCCCCGACGGCAAGGGCAAGCTCGATTTCCCGGAGGGTGTCTTTGCTGTGGCCCGCCTCACAGCTGAACAGCTGAGCCTGAAGCAACAGGACAAGGCAGCTGCCGCAGAGCTGCTGGCGCAGACCACGCACTTCCTGCACGACCCCAAGGTGGCGCTCGAGAGCCTCTACCCGCTGGCCAAATTCACTGCCGAGCTGGGACTCAGCCCGGACAAGGCGGCAGAGGTGCTGAGCCAGGGCGCGCACCTGGCCGCGGGACCGGACGGCCGGACCATCGACCGTTTCTCTCCCACCTAG